Proteins found in one Hyla sarda isolate aHylSar1 chromosome 7, aHylSar1.hap1, whole genome shotgun sequence genomic segment:
- the LOC130281843 gene encoding glutathione S-transferase P 1-like, with translation MSGYTLTYFPIRGRAEPIRLLLADQGATWKEDEVALQDWFSGKSDQKNKAVFGQLPKFQHGDFALYQSNSILRYLGRVHGISGSNNQESALIDMVNDGVEDVRLKYSRFVFTEFETGKEKYLKDLPNQLSPFEKILSNNSNGTKFVVGDKISYADYNLLDLLQVHLDLDPKVLAAFPLLSAYTGRLASRPKLSQYLKSEQRNKRPITPKHK, from the exons GGAGAGCCGAGCCCATCCGGCTGCTGCTCGCTGACCAGGGGGCCACATGGAAGGAAGATGAAGTGGCGCTTCAAGACTGGTTCTCTGGAAAAAGCGACCAGAAGAACAAAGCG GTTTTCGGTCAGCTGCCTAAGTTTCAGCACGGAGACTTTGCCCTGTATCAGAGCAACAGCATCCTGAGATACCTGGGCCGCGTCCACG GGATCAGCGGCAGCAACAATCAGGAGAGCGCGCTTATCGACATGGTGAACGACGGCGTCGAGGATGTGAGGCTGAAATACAGCCGTTTTGTGTTCACTGAATTT GAGACGGGTAAAGAGAAATACCTGAAGGATCTGCCCAATCAGCTGTCACCATTCGAGAAGATCCTTTCCAATAATTCCAATGGAACCAAATTTGTGGTTGGAGATAAA ATCTCATACGCTGACTACAACCTGTTGGACCTACTACAAGTCCATCTTGACCTTGACCCGAAGGTTTTGGCCGCCTTCCCCCTGCTCTCTGCCTATACAGGACGTCTCGCCTCCCGCCCAAAACTCAGCCAGTACCTGAAATCTGAGCAGCGCAACAAGCGACCGATCACCCCGAAACACAAGTGA